Within the Glycine soja cultivar W05 chromosome 3, ASM419377v2, whole genome shotgun sequence genome, the region TCCATCCTCTACATGTGAATAGAGATGGACTCCAGAGATGGCGACTGCTGTAGAGGTGGCGACAATGCATCTCGTTTGGCTCTGCTGATGGTCCTGCCCCTGTTGTTGCGCCTGTCTTGGCATACAATACTTTTTTATGTAGGTCCTATTAATGGGAGGCTGGATAAGCTTTGTGGGCGTAACCGACACCCCATAGAACTAGCAAAGACCTGTGATCAAGGACAAAAACCCTAGTGCTCTATTGGACTTTTCCGAGTCCACTGGATGCCTGagaggtgcgatccctgcaaattgGTAAATGGCGTCCGACATTAGCTGGGCCACATGAATACTAACCTGAGTCAAGATGGCGTAGACCAACTAGCACTTCGGCAAGGGAAGATCAGAATTATGATCACTGGGGAGGATGTTGCTGAGAAGTAATGTCATCCAGATCTGTGTTAGGGTGGTCATGCTAgtgcgcatgatctgcaccTGTCTCCGCGTCACACTCCGGGCGAAGTCCTGCCTCAAAACACATAGCAGCTAGctgatggcctcctcatcaaaccccGAAACCTGGCTCCTTCTTTCGCTAAACTCGCAATGTTGCCTCTCCTCTAGGACCAACGGATGCCCCAAGAACTAATTAATGGCATCCTCATCAAAGGGGACCCATTAGCCCTACACATAGGAGCGCTTATCCTTGACTCCTTCCACTGTGGGCCATGCATTAGCATAGAATTCCATGACTATTTATGGGTCATATTTAGCCATGGGCCTTGCGAGTTGAGTCCATTGCCTCCTGGAAATTTCCTCCTGGAACTCAGTGTATTCTCCTTCTCTCAGCTAAACCTgcctctccttgaggaaagaccaACTCTTGATTGCTTCAAAGCGACGTTGGTGTTCCTCACTTTGGAACCGATGTCCGTCAAATTCTATATCCGCTCGTGGGGCTGCACTGGATCCTTCTCCCACGACATCCTTCCTTGCCCTCTTTGAGAGAAACTTCTTTGGAGCCATTTCCTGTAAAGACACGTCCATAAAAAGTTAGTTTGCATGAAACACACAACCATTTCATTTATCTTAAACAAGCAAAAGCCAAACAATTTGGATGGTGTATGTTTCTTTGCCAATTGCAAGTATTATCGTGCAACTAATTAAAACCCATCGTACATCAGTgcatatattacttttttttgaaaaaacatttCAGCTACCTAGATGCAAGGTACCTATCATAGTATGGCAAGCACAACCAATAATTAATCTAATTCCAACCAAACACTTTCACATATTTATGTAATCCATgcatttttgcattcaaaacaaAGTTTAGATTTCTATGCCTAACTCATGCTCTTGGCATTTTAATCTAACAACCTAAGTTGCTCACACATTCTAAATGATAGCTATACATGCATAAACTCATTtcacaattcaaattttacaacaaCACATGCAATGGTCATTGAGGCATTTTATTGAATGGTTGGTGGGCACATGTTTAAGCATGTAAAAATGAGGAATGAAGAACAATCATGCCAATCTATAGTTGGATCAAggataggcctagggccatccatTGCAGCCCCTAATCAATCATTCAAGCCATGGATTTACAAACAATTTAGCTTACAAAATTTGCAAAGAACATGACAAATAAAGCACCAAGATACcacaatgaaaatgaaaaatttgaagGGGATGGTACTTACTTGTatgagatgaaagaaaaagcaaaaaatgaaagcaaaagtgCACAATGGAAGCTTGGGGCTGCTGCCAATAGTGGCTCCCGTAAGCTTGTTGAAGGTGGTGTGCTTTGGGGAAGAAATAGGGTGAAAATGGCTTCACCCCTCccctttttaaaatttctaccaAACACGCACGCAAAGGcgagctattttttttttttttttggcaaaagcTTTTGCAGAATTGTGTTTGTTCATTGTtatattttctctaaaaatcCTATAATTGCATATAAACTTAGGTGAATTCAGgatataattcaagaaaacGAACAAGTAtgaaacaagaaattaaaaagaaaaattagagatACTAGGCTACCTCCTaggagcgcttctttaacgtctttagccgGATGCGGGATGATGATCGATCGATCATGGGCCTAGCACTTGTTCGTACCTGCCCCTAAGCTTGGACAAAGAAAGTGGCATCATGCAACAAATGTGAAATAGTACTACAAGATGCTTGCATTACCTTTTGCTTGCCCCTTGCGCTTACCCAAATTGGTGTGTTGTTGACCATCACTCAAAATGACTCTTCATTCACCTTCCGATTTGCAGGATCCGGATGACAAGATACAAATGCATGCATGTTTATGATTGAACGTTAAATGTAACAATTAAATAGGTGTTAtcgtgttcaattttacttaaatgcTTATGACATCCCGTTGGTTGAGCCAAATGGCTCCAGATTGGGTGGGCAAGATCGAGAGTGTATGTTAAGAAAGTGAAAAGCACAACACAGGAGGTTGAGATGCAAATCATTAACCCACATTTTATTAATGCTGCAATTATggtttacaaaagatttcaagacTTGGAGATCCCAATGACTCCTCGAGGAACAGTCATGTATTGAGCCTTCTAGCTGCCCTAGGCGTTATGCATAACATCGCTTGACGATATCAAAATTCATAAGCGAAGGTAGCTCTTCGTCATCCATGTTTGTAAGCAACAATGCTCCTCCTGAAAAAGCCTTCTTCACAACAAatggtccttcataattcggggcccatttcccccTGTGGTCCTTTTGAGCCTGCGATACTTTCTTTAGGACAAGATCTCCCTCGCTAAACTTGCACGGGCacaccttcttgtcaaaagcaTTCTTCACTCTGCTTTGTTACAGTcgtccatggctcatggcggctaACCTCTTACACTCGATAAGATTCAACTGATCAAAGCGAGCTTGGGCCCATTCTGATTTTTCCAACCCCGACTTAGCTAGGATTCTCAAAGAAGGAACCACCACCTCAAACAGGAGCGCAGACTCCATCTCATACACCAAAGAGAAAGGGGTTGCCCCAATAAACGTGCGCACCAAAGTTCGATAACCATGCAGTGCAAAGGgaagcatctcgtgccaatccttgtatgacacagtCATCTTCTAAactatcttcttgatattcttattggcagCCACAAGTGCCCCATTCATCTTAGGCCTATAAGGCATAGAATTGGGGTGTTGGATCTCAAAATCCTCAcacatctccttcatcatcttgttgttcaggTTCGTGGCATTATCAGTGATAATTTTCCTGGGCAACCCATACCGATAAATTATCTCCTTTTTGATGAATATAATCACCACACTCCTAGTCACACTAATGTatgaagctgcttcgacccatttggcgAAGTAGTCAATGGTGACTAAGATGAAGCGATGTCCATTTGAAGCCTTAGGCTCAATAGCTCCGATCACATCTATACCCGACATAGAGAACGACCAAGGTGCTACCAAGATGTTCAAAGGTATGGGTGGAGCATTGGCATTATCGGTGAAGGCTTGGaacttgtggcatttcctcacatggatgcaacaattgttttcCATAGTGAGCCTGTAATACCCCGCTCTCAGAATTTTCCGGGCCATGGCATGTCCATCGGCATGTGTTCCAAAGGATACCTCATGCACCTCTACCAGCATTTGCTCATCCTCTCTGGTATCCACACAGCAAAGCAACACCATGTCATGGTTCCTCTTGTATATGATACTCCTGCTCAGGAAGAAGCTGACTGCCAACCTTCGCAATGTTCTCTTGTCATTGTCAGAGGCTTCCTGTGGGTATTCCTTGTCTTCGATGTGTCATTTGATATCGAAgtaccaaggcttaccatccTTCTCTTCTTCTATTAAGTAGCAATGTACAGGCTTACCGCGACATTAGAATTCAATGTATGGCAAATCTTTGTGTGGGCTTAGCTGAAACATGGACGCTAGTGTGGCAAGGGCGTCGGCCATCTGATTTTCCTCTCTAGGAATATGGTGAAAGGACATGTCATCAAAGAACTCTATCAACTTCCTGATGTAAGCCTGGTAAGGCACCAATTTATGGTCTCTGGTCTCCCATTCACCCTTCAGCTGGTGAATTACCAAGGCCGAGTCCCTGTACACTTTGAGCAACTTGACCTTGAAGTCAATTGTTGCTTAGATCCCAAGGGCGCACACCTCATACTCAGCTATGTTGTTTGTGCAGTCGAAACCCAACATAGCCATGAAAGGTATATATTGTTCGTCAGGGGaaaccaatactgccccaactcCATTGCCTGGTGCATTAGACACGCCGTCAAACcacacaatccatttgtctCTATCTTCATCCTGTACTTCCTCCtcaaacaaggtcatgatgtcctcatcaggGAATTTTGGATGTATAGGCTGGTAGTCGTTGATGGGCTGTTGAGCCAGGTAATCTACCAAGGCACTCCCCTTTATCACCTTATGAGTGACATAAACAATATCAAACTCCAACAATAGAACCTTCCACCAGCAATCCGTCCAGTAAAAGcgggtttttcaaagatgtacttgatgggatccattttggatacCAACCAAGTGGTGTAATTAAGCATGTACCATCTCAAATGGTGAGCCACCCACACCAAGGCACATCACGTCTTTTCTAGCAAAGAGTAGTTCATCTCGTATGCCGTGAACTTCTTGCTCAAGTAATAGACAGGTCGTTCCTTTTTTCCGGATTCATCATGTTGTCCCAACACATTCCCCATTGACTCATCCAACATAGTCATATATAGGATAAGGGGTCTTCCAGGCACCGGTGGCACGAGCACAGGAGGGTTCGTGAGACACCGTTTAATCCTTTCAAATGTCctaggaaacctcggacctgctTCTCGATGTGTGGCTCAAACATTTCGAGGATGGCCTTTACTTTGTCtaggtctacctctatccctttctggctcacgataaaACCGAGCAACTTTTCAGATTTGACCCCGAAAGTGCACTT harbors:
- the LOC114405040 gene encoding uncharacterized protein LOC114405040; amino-acid sequence: MAPEDMEKTTFFILWGTFCYKVMSFGLKNVGATYQWAMVALFHDMMHKEIEVYVDDMVIKGSALVDYLAQQPINDYQPIHPKFPDEDIMTLFEEEVQDEDRDKWIVWFDGVSNAPGNGVGAVLVSPDEQYIPFMAMLGFDCTNNIAEYELKGEWETRDHKLVPYQAYIRKLIEFFDDMSFHHIPREENQMADALATLASMFQLSPHKDLPYIEF